In one Perca fluviatilis chromosome 7, GENO_Pfluv_1.0, whole genome shotgun sequence genomic region, the following are encoded:
- the pear1 gene encoding platelet endothelial aggregation receptor 1 isoform X2, translating into MLTLHSSAVLLLLSFLIGLTYSLNPGDPNVCSLWESFTTSVKESYSHPYDHVTEEPCSDPRTSYRCMRHRITYKTAYRQAVKTDYRKRYQCCPGYYESRDKCVPRCTKECVHGRCVAPDRCQCEGGWRGDDCSSACDDKHWGPGCSQQCKCENGALCDPFKGMCQCPPGFIGQYCKESCPAGTFGKGCLQRCKCGTGGSCDKATGECVCRDGFTGTFCEKACHRKCQARCSCQNGGICKGKGICDCPPGWTGAFCTERCSEGRFGQNCAEECVCHNRGICDPESGQCQCAKGFTGNRCNEDCAAGTYGQDCKGVCDCANGARCYNIDGGCLCEPGFHGPHCRDRMCDPGIYGMLCERTCLCQDKHTLSCHPMKGECTCQPGWAGLFCNETCTHGFYGHGCLEPCLCVNGGVCDSATGQCQCAPGYTGVHCESQCKSGTYGKNCSLECSCENFIDCSPIDGTCFCKEGWRGPDCSTPCSEGTWGPGCNATCHCANGAKCNPADGSCTCTAGWQGVHCDQPCQMGTFGPGCLKRCDCVHDDGCQATTGKCHCLPGWSGSRCNEPCSKGLWGRHCNQSCFKHCPNSDTCLRETGACVCRPGYWGDTCQNKCGAGMYGDRCRMPCPSCGQSYRCHHVTGECDCIPGYTGPNCDQVCPAGYYGKQCSEVCVNCANNSTCDHRDGHCECLPGWTATDCSIPCSSGRFGPFCTQTCSCPTNLICDRYTGDCVCESEAEDCKQDLSERSGSVMVPLPPGERESWGAIGGIVVLVILVVLLLALLLLYRRRQKDKQNNTPTVSFSTSRTVNSEYAVPDVPHSYHHYYSNPSYHTLSQNRPPLPHLPNNHDRTIKNTNNQLFCSVKNMERERRGLFGVESNATLPADWKHHGPRKDSGAFGIDRSYSYSASLGKYYNKELKDAVAVSSSSLNSENPYATIKDLPGLPFCPPESSYMEMKSAVPRERAYTEISPPPFNTATLRRGSRSVKH; encoded by the exons ATGCTGACTCTACATAGCTCCGCCGTCCTGCTGCTTTTGAGCTTCCTGATTGGTCTGACCTACTCTCTGAACCCAGGAGACCCCAATGTGTGCAGCCTGTGGGAGAG CTTCACCACCTCAGTGAAAGAGTCCTACTCGCATCCTTACGACCACGTGACGGAGGAGCCCTGCTCCGACCCTCGGACCTCCTACAGATGCATGCGCCACAG GATCACCTACAAGACAGCCTACAGGCAGGCGGTGAAGACAGACTACCGTAAGAGGTACCAGTGCTGTCCAGGCTATTACGAGAGCAGAGACAAATGTGTCC CTCGGTGCACCAAGGAGTGTGTCCACGGTCGATGCGTCGCTCCAGACCGTTGCCAGTGTGAGGGAGGCTGGCGTGGCGACGACTGTTCCAGCG CCTGTGATGACAAACACTGGGGGCCAGGCTGCAGTCAGCAGTGCAAGTGTGAGAACGGAGCTCTCTGCGATCCCTTCAAGGGGATGTGTCAGTGTCCTCCAGGGTTCATAGGACAATACTGCAAGGAGTCCTGTCCAGCAGGCACCTTCGGGAAGGGCTGTCTGCAGAGGTGCAAGTGTGGGACCGGAGGATCCTGTGATAAAGCAACCGGAGAGTGCGTATGTCGGGACGGATTCACTGGGACTTT CTGTGAGAAGGCGTGTCACAGGAAATGCCAGGCACGATGCTCCTGCCAGAATGGTGGTATTTGTAAAGGCAAAGGGATCTGCGATTGCCCACCTGGATGGACG ggtGCTTTTTGCACAGAGCGATGTTCGGAGGGAAGGTTTGGACAAAACTGTGCTGAAGAGTGTGTCTGCCACAACAGGGGCATATGTGACCCCGAATCTGGACAGTGCCAGTGTGCTAAAGGTTTTACTGGTAACAG GTGTAATGAGGATTGTGCTGCAGGCACTTATGGTCAGGACTgtaaaggtgtgtgtgactgtgctaACGGCGCACGCTGCTACAACATCGATGGAGGCTGCCTGTGCGAGCCAGGCTTCCATGGTCCACACTGCAGAGACAGGATGTGTGACCCCGGTATATACGGCATGCTCTGTGAACGCACGTGTCTCTGccaggacaaacacacactcag CTGCCACCCAATGAAAGGAGAATGTACGTGCCAGCCAGGGTGGGCAGGACTGTTTTGTAACGAAACCTGTACTCACGGTTTCTATGGTCATGGTTGCCTGGagccgtgtctgtgtgtgaatggtgggGTGTGCGATAGCGCCACCGGACAATGCCAGTGTGCCCCTGGGTATACG gGGGTTCACTGTGAGAGTCAATGTAAAAGTGGCACCTATGGCAAGAACTGCTCTCTGGAGTGCTCCTGTGAAAACTTTATCGACTGCTCACCAATTGACGGGACTTGCTTCTGCAAGGAGg gctGGCGTGGGCCGGACTGTTCCACCCCCTGCTCTGAGGGAACCTGGGGCCCAGGATGCAACGCCACCTGCCACTGCGCCAACGGGGCAAAATGTAATCCTGCAGATGGATCCTGCACCTGCACAGCCGGCTGGCAGGGGGTGCACTGTGACCAACCGTGTCAG ATGGGCACGTTTGGGCCAGGCTGCCTGAAGAGGTGTGATTGTGTTCATGATGACGGCTGCCAAGCTACCACCGGGAAATGCCACTGTCTGCCAGGTTGGTCGG gTTCTCGCTGTAACGAGCCATGTTCAAAGGGCCTGTGGGGGCGCCACTGTAACCAGTCCTGTTTCAAGCATTGCCCCAACAGTGACACGTGCTTGAGGGAAaccggagcgtgtgtgtgtcgcCCAGGCTACTGGGGAGACACCTGTCAGAACA AATGCGGAGCTGGTATGTATGGGGACCGGTGCAGAATGCCATGCCCATCCTGTGGCCAGTCGTACCGCTGCCACCATGTGACAGGAGAGTGTGATTGCATACCTGGATACACTGGACCCAACTGTGATCAAG TTTGTCCAGCTGGCTACTACGGCAAACAGTGCTCTGAAGTGTGTGTTAACTGTGCCAACAACTCCACATGCGACCACCGGGACGGTCACTGTGAATGTTTGCCTGGCTGGACTGCTACCGACTGCTCCATAC CCTGCAGTTCAGGCCGTTTTGGTCCATTCTGCACTCAGACCTGCTCCTGTCCGACCAACCTCATCTGTGACCGATACactggagactgtgtgtgtgaaagtgaaGCAGAAGACTGTAAACAAG ACTTGTCTGAGCGGTCGGGGAGCGTTATGGTCCCCCTTCCTCCTGGTGAGAGGGAGTCGTGGGGAGCCATTGGCGGCATCGTCGTGCTCGTCATCCTGGTGGTCTTGCTGctggctctgctgctgctctaccGCCGCAGGCAGAAGGACAAACAGAACAACACGCCGACCGTGTCCTTCTCCACCAGCCGCACAGTCAACTCTGAATACGCCGTTCCAG ATGTTCCTCACAGTTACCACCACTACTACTCCAACCCCAGCTACCACACACTGAGCCAGAACCGGCCTCCGCTGCCACACCTCCCCAACAACCACGACCGCACCATCAAG AACACCAATAACCAGCTGTTCTGCAGTGTGAAAAAcatggagagggagagacgaGGCCTGTTTGGGGTTGAGAGCAACGCCACCCTACCTGCAGACTGGAAACACCACGGGCCTCGCAAAGACTCAG GAGCTTTTGGAATCGATCGGAGCTACAGCTACAGTGCCAGCCTCGGAAAATATTACAACAAAG AGCTGAAGGACGCAGTGGCGGTGAGCAGCAGCTCTCTGAACAGCGAGAATCCTTACGCTACCATCAAAGACCTGCCGGGCCTGCCCTTCTGCCCCCCAGAGAGCAGCTACATGGAGATGAAGTCAGCCGTGCCCAGAGAGCGAGCGTACACTGAGATCAGCCCGCCGCCGTTCAACACCGCCACCTTACGCAGAG ggTCCCGATCAGTCAAACATTAG
- the pear1 gene encoding platelet endothelial aggregation receptor 1 isoform X1, producing MLTLHSSAVLLLLSFLIGLTYSLNPGDPNVCSLWESFTTSVKESYSHPYDHVTEEPCSDPRTSYRCMRHRITYKTAYRQAVKTDYRKRYQCCPGYYESRDKCVPRCTKECVHGRCVAPDRCQCEGGWRGDDCSSACDDKHWGPGCSQQCKCENGALCDPFKGMCQCPPGFIGQYCKESCPAGTFGKGCLQRCKCGTGGSCDKATGECVCRDGFTGTFCEKACHRKCQARCSCQNGGICKGKGICDCPPGWTGAFCTERCSEGRFGQNCAEECVCHNRGICDPESGQCQCAKGFTGNRCNEDCAAGTYGQDCKGVCDCANGARCYNIDGGCLCEPGFHGPHCRDRMCDPGIYGMLCERTCLCQDKHTLSCHPMKGECTCQPGWAGLFCNETCTHGFYGHGCLEPCLCVNGGVCDSATGQCQCAPGYTGVHCESQCKSGTYGKNCSLECSCENFIDCSPIDGTCFCKEGWRGPDCSTPCSEGTWGPGCNATCHCANGAKCNPADGSCTCTAGWQGVHCDQPCQMGTFGPGCLKRCDCVHDDGCQATTGKCHCLPGWSGSRCNEPCSKGLWGRHCNQSCFKHCPNSDTCLRETGACVCRPGYWGDTCQNKCGAGMYGDRCRMPCPSCGQSYRCHHVTGECDCIPGYTGPNCDQVCPAGYYGKQCSEVCVNCANNSTCDHRDGHCECLPGWTATDCSIPCSSGRFGPFCTQTCSCPTNLICDRYTGDCVCESEAEDCKQDLSERSGSVMVPLPPGERESWGAIGGIVVLVILVVLLLALLLLYRRRQKDKQNNTPTVSFSTSRTVNSEYAVPDVPHSYHHYYSNPSYHTLSQNRPPLPHLPNNHDRTIKNTNNQLFCSVKNMERERRGLFGVESNATLPADWKHHGPRKDSGAFGIDRSYSYSASLGKYYNKELKDAVAVSSSSLNSENPYATIKDLPGLPFCPPESSYMEMKSAVPRERAYTEISPPPFNTATLRRERQSSLGHAPHEDPQSHYDLPVNSHIPGHYDLPPVRRPPSPRRAPQ from the exons ATGCTGACTCTACATAGCTCCGCCGTCCTGCTGCTTTTGAGCTTCCTGATTGGTCTGACCTACTCTCTGAACCCAGGAGACCCCAATGTGTGCAGCCTGTGGGAGAG CTTCACCACCTCAGTGAAAGAGTCCTACTCGCATCCTTACGACCACGTGACGGAGGAGCCCTGCTCCGACCCTCGGACCTCCTACAGATGCATGCGCCACAG GATCACCTACAAGACAGCCTACAGGCAGGCGGTGAAGACAGACTACCGTAAGAGGTACCAGTGCTGTCCAGGCTATTACGAGAGCAGAGACAAATGTGTCC CTCGGTGCACCAAGGAGTGTGTCCACGGTCGATGCGTCGCTCCAGACCGTTGCCAGTGTGAGGGAGGCTGGCGTGGCGACGACTGTTCCAGCG CCTGTGATGACAAACACTGGGGGCCAGGCTGCAGTCAGCAGTGCAAGTGTGAGAACGGAGCTCTCTGCGATCCCTTCAAGGGGATGTGTCAGTGTCCTCCAGGGTTCATAGGACAATACTGCAAGGAGTCCTGTCCAGCAGGCACCTTCGGGAAGGGCTGTCTGCAGAGGTGCAAGTGTGGGACCGGAGGATCCTGTGATAAAGCAACCGGAGAGTGCGTATGTCGGGACGGATTCACTGGGACTTT CTGTGAGAAGGCGTGTCACAGGAAATGCCAGGCACGATGCTCCTGCCAGAATGGTGGTATTTGTAAAGGCAAAGGGATCTGCGATTGCCCACCTGGATGGACG ggtGCTTTTTGCACAGAGCGATGTTCGGAGGGAAGGTTTGGACAAAACTGTGCTGAAGAGTGTGTCTGCCACAACAGGGGCATATGTGACCCCGAATCTGGACAGTGCCAGTGTGCTAAAGGTTTTACTGGTAACAG GTGTAATGAGGATTGTGCTGCAGGCACTTATGGTCAGGACTgtaaaggtgtgtgtgactgtgctaACGGCGCACGCTGCTACAACATCGATGGAGGCTGCCTGTGCGAGCCAGGCTTCCATGGTCCACACTGCAGAGACAGGATGTGTGACCCCGGTATATACGGCATGCTCTGTGAACGCACGTGTCTCTGccaggacaaacacacactcag CTGCCACCCAATGAAAGGAGAATGTACGTGCCAGCCAGGGTGGGCAGGACTGTTTTGTAACGAAACCTGTACTCACGGTTTCTATGGTCATGGTTGCCTGGagccgtgtctgtgtgtgaatggtgggGTGTGCGATAGCGCCACCGGACAATGCCAGTGTGCCCCTGGGTATACG gGGGTTCACTGTGAGAGTCAATGTAAAAGTGGCACCTATGGCAAGAACTGCTCTCTGGAGTGCTCCTGTGAAAACTTTATCGACTGCTCACCAATTGACGGGACTTGCTTCTGCAAGGAGg gctGGCGTGGGCCGGACTGTTCCACCCCCTGCTCTGAGGGAACCTGGGGCCCAGGATGCAACGCCACCTGCCACTGCGCCAACGGGGCAAAATGTAATCCTGCAGATGGATCCTGCACCTGCACAGCCGGCTGGCAGGGGGTGCACTGTGACCAACCGTGTCAG ATGGGCACGTTTGGGCCAGGCTGCCTGAAGAGGTGTGATTGTGTTCATGATGACGGCTGCCAAGCTACCACCGGGAAATGCCACTGTCTGCCAGGTTGGTCGG gTTCTCGCTGTAACGAGCCATGTTCAAAGGGCCTGTGGGGGCGCCACTGTAACCAGTCCTGTTTCAAGCATTGCCCCAACAGTGACACGTGCTTGAGGGAAaccggagcgtgtgtgtgtcgcCCAGGCTACTGGGGAGACACCTGTCAGAACA AATGCGGAGCTGGTATGTATGGGGACCGGTGCAGAATGCCATGCCCATCCTGTGGCCAGTCGTACCGCTGCCACCATGTGACAGGAGAGTGTGATTGCATACCTGGATACACTGGACCCAACTGTGATCAAG TTTGTCCAGCTGGCTACTACGGCAAACAGTGCTCTGAAGTGTGTGTTAACTGTGCCAACAACTCCACATGCGACCACCGGGACGGTCACTGTGAATGTTTGCCTGGCTGGACTGCTACCGACTGCTCCATAC CCTGCAGTTCAGGCCGTTTTGGTCCATTCTGCACTCAGACCTGCTCCTGTCCGACCAACCTCATCTGTGACCGATACactggagactgtgtgtgtgaaagtgaaGCAGAAGACTGTAAACAAG ACTTGTCTGAGCGGTCGGGGAGCGTTATGGTCCCCCTTCCTCCTGGTGAGAGGGAGTCGTGGGGAGCCATTGGCGGCATCGTCGTGCTCGTCATCCTGGTGGTCTTGCTGctggctctgctgctgctctaccGCCGCAGGCAGAAGGACAAACAGAACAACACGCCGACCGTGTCCTTCTCCACCAGCCGCACAGTCAACTCTGAATACGCCGTTCCAG ATGTTCCTCACAGTTACCACCACTACTACTCCAACCCCAGCTACCACACACTGAGCCAGAACCGGCCTCCGCTGCCACACCTCCCCAACAACCACGACCGCACCATCAAG AACACCAATAACCAGCTGTTCTGCAGTGTGAAAAAcatggagagggagagacgaGGCCTGTTTGGGGTTGAGAGCAACGCCACCCTACCTGCAGACTGGAAACACCACGGGCCTCGCAAAGACTCAG GAGCTTTTGGAATCGATCGGAGCTACAGCTACAGTGCCAGCCTCGGAAAATATTACAACAAAG AGCTGAAGGACGCAGTGGCGGTGAGCAGCAGCTCTCTGAACAGCGAGAATCCTTACGCTACCATCAAAGACCTGCCGGGCCTGCCCTTCTGCCCCCCAGAGAGCAGCTACATGGAGATGAAGTCAGCCGTGCCCAGAGAGCGAGCGTACACTGAGATCAGCCCGCCGCCGTTCAACACCGCCACCTTACGCAGAG aacGTCAGAGTTCCCTCGGTCACGCTCCACATGAGGACCCCCAGAGCCACTACGACCTCCCAGTGAACAGCCACATCCCGGGACACTACGACCTGCCGCCTGTCCgccgccccccctcccccaggaGAGCACCTCAGTGA